In Kaistella sp. 97-N-M2, the sequence AAGAAATTTTTTGACGTTTTCCCGGAGGGAATGAATGAATATGCACCGCATGAAAAGAGCATGAAATTAATGCCGCTCGTTACCCACATCGCCGAGATTTTCGGTTGGCCCGAATACATTATGAAAACGGAAAAGTTAGATTTCGCAGCCGGCGATTATCAACCAACTTTTCTGCAGACCAAAGCAGAACTTCAGGAAAAATTCGAGCAGGACTACGAAAAATCTAAAGCCACACTCGATAAAATGAGTCCGGAAGATTTAGACGGCAGATGGACGATGAATATGGGCGATCAGATTATCGCAGATTACACCAAATACAGCGCAATGCGCCATGCGTTGAACCAGATTACGCATCATCGGGCGCAGTTAGGCGTTTACTACCGCTTAAATGATGTGCCGCTGCCGGCCAGTTACGGACCAAGTGCAGATACCGAGATGTAGCTTTTTTTTATAAACAAAAGAGCCGTTTTCCCACGAAAACGGCTCTTTTTAGGGCACAAGTTCAATCTTATTATTGTTCTGCCGCATTTCCTCCCGCGCGTTTTCTTCCATGGCGCGAAGTACTTCTTTCGGATCCGAAATTTCTTTACCGTTTATATTTATTTTTACTTTGGAATCCGGTCTGGACAGGATTGCGCGCATTCCCTGGACCGGATCGTTTTCGTACTGCTGAAGTT encodes:
- a CDS encoding DinB family protein, producing the protein MNPLSALKTEFQEEYDITKKFFDVFPEGMNEYAPHEKSMKLMPLVTHIAEIFGWPEYIMKTEKLDFAAGDYQPTFLQTKAELQEKFEQDYEKSKATLDKMSPEDLDGRWTMNMGDQIIADYTKYSAMRHALNQITHHRAQLGVYYRLNDVPLPASYGPSADTEM